One genomic region from Cydia amplana chromosome Z, ilCydAmpl1.1, whole genome shotgun sequence encodes:
- the LOC134660841 gene encoding probable pseudouridine-5'-phosphatase, protein MYFCTKIVFKTVGRRFLSTNKFRSVTHCIFDMDGLLLDTELVYKKMVTQLCAAYGHEYTDDLMMKVLGGTEQRLSEILCKELNLPVSAEQFRNQLLELGDTMLAGPPLLDGAEKLIRHLHKSKVPFALATSSSERSVVTKVAAHKELFKLFNHMVMGSSDPEVKFGKPNPDIFLVAAARFPDKPHPSQCLVFEDSPHGVTAGISAGMQVVMVPEPHLDRKLTEHATIVLPTLSKFQPDLFGLPAMQ, encoded by the exons ATGTATTTTTGTACTAAAATTGTCTTTAAAACGGTCGGAAGACGTTTTTTGTCAACTAACAAGTTTCGAAGTGTTACGCATTGCATTTTTGATATGGATGGTCTACTCTTGG ATACAGAACTTGTCTACAAGAAAATGGTCACTCAGCTGTGTGCGGCATATGGACATGAATACACTGATGATCTTATGATGAAGGTTTTAGGAGGAACTGAGCAGCGTTTGTCTGAGATTCTGTGCAAGGAATTAAATCTACCAGTATCTGCAGAACAATTTAGAAATCAATTGCTGGAACTAGGTGATACAATGCTTGCTGGCCCTCCTCTGTTAGATG GGGCAGAAAAATTAATAAGGCACCTGCACAAAAGTAAAGTTCCATTTGCATTAGCAACCTCCTCTAGTGAAAGATCTGTGGTTACTAAAGTAGCTGCACATAAAGAGTTGTTTAAGTTGTTTAACCATATGGTCATGGGAAGTAGTGACCCAGAAGTAAAATTTGGAAAGCCAAATCCAGACATATTTCTAGTTGCTGCTGCGCGATTTCCTGATAAACCACACCCATCCCag TGCTTGGTCTTCGAGGACTCTCCACACGGCGTCACAGCGGGAATTTCAGCTGGCATGCAAGTGGTTATGGTGCCCGAGCCCCATTTAGATAGAAAACTGACTGAACATGCTACCATAGTTCTTCCTACTTTGTCTAAATTTCAACCAGATCTATTTGGATTACCAGCTATGCAGTAA